The Candidatus Edwardsbacteria bacterium DNA window CGGACTTCTTCACCTCCAGCGGGGAATATTCGAATAATTTGCATCCGGCCTGCTGCACCGCCAGCAGGCAGACACCCCTGGCATGGCCCATCACCAGGGCGCTGTGGACATTCTTGCCGTAAAAGGTGGCCTCCACCGCCACCTCATCTGGTTTATACTGCTCCAGGACCCCCTGAAGCCCGGCGTAGATCACCCCCAGCCGGACGGAAAGAGAAACCCCCGGCCGTGCCTTGAGGCATCCGAGGGCTACTACTTTGCGATTTCGGCCGTCGCTTTCCAATAC harbors:
- the ruvC gene encoding crossover junction endodeoxyribonuclease RuvC — translated: MIILGIDPGSQTTGYGVLESDGRNRKVVALGCLKARPGVSLSVRLGVIYAGLQGVLEQYKPDEVAVEATFYGKNVHSALVMGHARGVCLLAVQQAGCKLFEYSPLEVKKSVVGQGRASKDQVGFMIRAMLGLRATPPEDAADALAVAICHLQRRQLAQMIKKV